A part of bacterium genomic DNA contains:
- a CDS encoding tetratricopeptide repeat protein, with protein MPKKKRTESRKPREQYRALANNLAAFIKMTEHGGQSDSETFVDLSYSMEKLARRLQTEDDKAKSAAYFKLAVEHLKQHAQIKQDQAQELTLCYSAGQTYALLGLVEEAIQNYEQALKLSTLLQDYKLQARTLRQIGNLKLRQSRWKEAHALFERSRKICLEHGEALEEAYALNSLATGYFQAAAWRKMETACEHARAIAERMNDDELTACVYNNLGAMYNLQGHSDKALAALQKSLPLFEKLGDLRGLAETYNNLATAYRDKEYWNEAGKYYAKSLQLAREIGDAVVEAQASLNRVELYLLMHDLEMAEKQCQIALRVFHGLEHKSGEADACRIMGVVYTRQENWGLALRYLDEALALGSQYDLRLVLAETHRSFIEYWLAKGDRKNATKHLQESLEHYRQLKASREIRKLEKLLLDLRTQR; from the coding sequence ATGCCGAAGAAGAAAAGGACAGAGAGCCGCAAGCCCCGGGAGCAATACCGGGCGCTGGCCAACAACCTCGCGGCTTTCATCAAAATGACGGAACACGGCGGCCAATCCGATTCCGAGACCTTTGTTGACCTGAGCTATAGCATGGAAAAGCTGGCGCGCAGACTCCAGACCGAAGACGACAAGGCCAAGAGTGCAGCCTATTTCAAGCTGGCGGTGGAGCACCTCAAACAGCACGCGCAAATCAAGCAGGACCAGGCCCAGGAACTCACCCTCTGTTACAGCGCCGGGCAAACCTACGCGCTGCTGGGGCTGGTCGAGGAAGCGATTCAGAACTACGAACAGGCGCTCAAGCTGAGCACGCTGCTGCAGGATTACAAGCTCCAAGCCCGCACCTTGCGCCAAATCGGCAATCTGAAGCTGCGGCAGAGCCGGTGGAAAGAGGCTCATGCGCTTTTCGAGCGCAGCCGCAAAATCTGCCTGGAGCACGGCGAAGCGCTGGAAGAAGCCTATGCGTTGAACAGCCTGGCCACCGGCTATTTTCAGGCCGCGGCCTGGCGCAAAATGGAGACCGCCTGCGAGCACGCCCGCGCGATCGCCGAGCGCATGAACGACGACGAACTCACCGCCTGCGTCTACAACAACCTGGGCGCGATGTACAACCTGCAGGGGCACAGTGACAAGGCCCTCGCCGCGCTGCAGAAGAGCCTGCCGTTGTTCGAGAAGCTGGGAGACCTGCGCGGCCTGGCGGAAACCTACAACAACCTCGCCACCGCTTATCGCGACAAGGAGTATTGGAACGAGGCCGGGAAGTACTATGCCAAGAGCCTGCAACTCGCCCGCGAGATCGGCGACGCCGTGGTCGAAGCCCAGGCCAGCCTGAATCGCGTCGAGCTTTATTTGTTGATGCATGATCTGGAAATGGCCGAGAAGCAGTGCCAGATCGCGCTGCGCGTGTTTCATGGCTTGGAGCACAAGTCCGGCGAAGCGGATGCCTGCCGTATCATGGGCGTGGTCTACACCCGGCAGGAGAACTGGGGCCTGGCCCTCAGATACCTCGACGAAGCGCTGGCGCTCGGCAGCCAGTACGATCTGCGACTGGTGCTGGCTGAGACGCACCGCAGCTTCATCGAGTATTGGCTCGCCAAAGGCGACCGGAAGAATGCCACCAAGCACTTGCAAGAATCCCTGGAGCATTATCGCCAGCTCAAGGCCAGCCGCGAGATTCGCAAGCTGGAAAAGCTGTTGCTCGACCTGCGGACGCAAAGGTAA